GATCGGTCCAGCGCCGCGCGCGAGGCCTCGGCCGCCTGCTTTTGAGCTTCGTCGTGATAGAAGATCACGGAGCGGTACTGCGTGCCGACATCGTTCCCTTGCCGGTTCAGCTGGGTCGGATCGTGCGATTTCCAGAACCACTCCAGCAACTGCTCGTACGTCACGCGCGCGGGGTCATAACGCACCTGGATCACCTCGGCATGACCGGTTTGCCCCGAACAGACCTGATCGTAGGTCGGATTCTTCACCCGGCCGCCCATGAATCCGGACGTCACCGACTCGATGCCGTCGACCTGCTGAAACACTGCCTCGACACACCAGTAGCAGCCGCCCCCGAACGTGGCGACTCCAAGCGCCTTCGCTTCGTTCTTTTCCATGGCGGCTCCCTCCGCGGCGGCCCCGAGCGCCAGGGCCAGGATGATGCCTTTGTTCATGCTTCAATATCCCCCGGAACCGGTAAATCGCAAGCGGGGCGGGGCCCGGCCGCTTTGTCCTCGAAAAGCGGCGGGGATGCGATATGCTGGGGATGCGCAAACGACATGGCCGTCATTCTTGCCATCGCCCTGGTTGTCCTGATGATCTGCTCGGGCTTTTTCTCGAGCAGCGAGACGGTCTTCTTTTCGCTCAACCCGCTGGCGCTCCGCCGGGTGACCCAGCGCAATCCGACGATCGGCGCCTGGATTCACAACCTGCTCGCCCAGCCCACCCGGATCCTCTCCACCGTGCTGATCGGCAACACGATCGTCAACGTCGGCATCGCGGCGATCGGCTTCCTGCTGGCCGACCGGTTCTTCCCGGGACGCGGCGAGGCCGTCTCGATCCCGGTGGTCACGGTCGCGCTGGTGATCTTCGGCGAGGCGGGGCCCAAGCGGGTGGGCCTGCTCCACGCCGAGCGCCTGGCGCTCTGGTACGCCCCGGTCATGGTACTGCTCATCCGGGTGCTGGCGCCGCTCCGGTTCCTGCTGGAGCGCCTGATGAAATCCTTCGAGCCGCTTTTCCGCCCGCGCGGCCGGACCTTGAGCGAGGAGGAGTTCGAGACCGTGCTGGAGATCAGCCAGGAGCAGGGCATCCTCAACGCCGACGAGCTGGCCATGCTCAAGGCCATCGTGGACCTGGAAGACCTCAAGCCCGGCGACGTCATGACCCCCCGCGTGGACCTGGTCGGCGTGGACCTGGGGGACGAGTCTGCCACCTGGATCGAGACCGCCCGAAAGGCGCGGCGCAACTTCCTGCTGCTGTACCGCGGCCAGGTGGACAACGTTGAAGGCTTCCTCGACGTGCGCAAGTTCCTGCTCGACCCGGAGCACCGCCTGGAGGCCGCGCGGCTGCCGCCCTTCTTCGTGCCGGCGAACACGCCGCTCAACCAGGTACTGATGCAGTTCCAGCGCGACCGCCTGCGCATCGCCGTCGTGGTGGACGAGTACGGCGGCGTGGCGGGGGTGATCACCCGCGGCGACATCCTCGAGGAGATCACGGGGGAGATCTACAACGAGTTGAGCAAGCCCCGCCCGCTCTTCCAGCAGGCCGGGCCGCACCGCTGGCTGGTGGACGCGAACATCAGCCTGGAGGAAATCAACCGCAAGCTGCGCC
This window of the Kiritimatiellia bacterium genome carries:
- the msrA gene encoding peptide-methionine (S)-S-oxide reductase MsrA, whose amino-acid sequence is MEKNEAKALGVATFGGGCYWCVEAVFQQVDGIESVTSGFMGGRVKNPTYDQVCSGQTGHAEVIQVRYDPARVTYEQLLEWFWKSHDPTQLNRQGNDVGTQYRSVIFYHDEAQKQAAEASRAALDRSGTLARPVATEIAPASEFYAAPRYHQDYYRRNRSQPYCQFLIRPKLNKLGLKE
- a CDS encoding HlyC/CorC family transporter: MAVILAIALVVLMICSGFFSSSETVFFSLNPLALRRVTQRNPTIGAWIHNLLAQPTRILSTVLIGNTIVNVGIAAIGFLLADRFFPGRGEAVSIPVVTVALVIFGEAGPKRVGLLHAERLALWYAPVMVLLIRVLAPLRFLLERLMKSFEPLFRPRGRTLSEEEFETVLEISQEQGILNADELAMLKAIVDLEDLKPGDVMTPRVDLVGVDLGDESATWIETARKARRNFLLLYRGQVDNVEGFLDVRKFLLDPEHRLEAARLPPFFVPANTPLNQVLMQFQRDRLRIAVVVDEYGGVAGVITRGDILEEITGEIYNELSKPRPLFQQAGPHRWLVDANISLEEINRKLRLHLRAEGADRLAGWIAARAGHIPVQDDVVEADGARVTVMQTIRRRATLAQVEKVEGP